From the genome of Candidatus Brocadiaceae bacterium, one region includes:
- the cimA gene encoding citramalate synthase has product MACDFTGTYSIINIWRYLITASFIIMNSIFIYDTTLRDGSQAEGISFSLQDKLSITLKLDDLGIDFIEGGFPIANPKDESYFREVKSLKIKHAKIASFGSTRKAKTRVEADKNVNALLLAETPIVTIVGKSWDFQVTDVLKTSLDENLKMVSETVSYLKSRNRTVFFDAEHFFDGYKKNHEYALKVLQEAQASGADVIVLCDTNGGSLPTEIAEIVRSVRENIQGELGIHAHNDSDLAVANTLAAIDQGVTQVQGTINGFGERCGNADLCSIIPNLLLKKGRRCLQDGGLKKLTEVSRYVYETANFLLRPNQPFVGSSAFAHKGGLHINAIQKNRISYEHIPPESVGNERRILISELSGSSTILTKTEKFNLTHDSTLMKSILEEVQNLENEGYQLESAEASFELLVRKKTGLYNTFFDLEGFRVIVEKRENCLPVTEATVKVKVNNIQELSASEGSGPVNALDSALRKALERFYPSLKDMKLVDYKVRVINPRKGTAAKVRVIIESQDKGNIWNTVGVSENLIDASCHALIDSIEYKLLKEQEHAE; this is encoded by the coding sequence ATGGCTTGTGATTTTACAGGAACTTATTCCATAATAAATATTTGGCGTTATCTCATCACCGCCTCTTTTATAATCATGAACAGCATTTTTATTTACGATACAACTTTGAGAGACGGCAGTCAGGCCGAAGGAATATCCTTCTCATTACAGGACAAATTATCTATTACCCTGAAACTGGACGATCTGGGAATTGATTTTATAGAAGGTGGTTTTCCCATAGCAAATCCAAAAGACGAATCCTATTTTAGAGAAGTAAAATCCCTGAAGATAAAACATGCTAAAATTGCCTCATTTGGGAGCACCAGAAAAGCGAAAACCCGTGTTGAAGCAGATAAAAATGTCAATGCGCTCCTTTTGGCAGAAACCCCTATAGTGACTATTGTAGGGAAAAGCTGGGATTTTCAGGTAACAGACGTGCTGAAGACCTCCCTGGATGAAAATCTGAAAATGGTTTCTGAGACCGTCTCATATCTGAAATCCAGAAATCGCACTGTTTTTTTTGACGCGGAGCATTTTTTTGACGGATATAAGAAAAATCATGAATACGCATTGAAGGTACTTCAGGAAGCACAAGCATCCGGTGCGGATGTTATCGTACTCTGTGATACAAATGGAGGCAGTTTGCCTACAGAAATAGCAGAAATTGTACGATCCGTCAGGGAAAACATACAGGGAGAATTAGGTATCCACGCTCACAACGACAGTGATCTTGCGGTAGCTAATACACTTGCGGCAATTGATCAAGGGGTTACACAGGTACAGGGCACGATCAATGGATTCGGCGAACGATGTGGAAACGCAGATCTGTGTTCAATCATCCCAAATCTCCTCTTAAAGAAAGGACGCCGTTGCTTACAAGACGGAGGACTGAAAAAACTTACCGAGGTATCCCGATATGTTTATGAAACGGCAAACTTCCTTTTGCGCCCAAATCAACCTTTTGTGGGATCAAGCGCTTTTGCCCACAAGGGAGGTTTACATATCAATGCCATTCAAAAAAACAGAATCTCATATGAACATATTCCACCAGAATCTGTCGGGAATGAAAGAAGGATATTGATCTCGGAGCTTTCCGGCAGTTCTACCATACTAACCAAGACGGAGAAGTTTAATCTCACTCACGACAGCACACTCATGAAGTCTATCCTTGAAGAGGTTCAAAATCTGGAAAATGAAGGATATCAACTCGAATCGGCAGAGGCATCCTTTGAATTATTGGTAAGAAAAAAAACCGGACTCTACAATACTTTTTTTGATCTGGAGGGATTTCGGGTAATTGTTGAAAAAAGGGAAAACTGTTTACCCGTAACAGAAGCTACCGTCAAAGTAAAAGTAAATAATATCCAAGAACTTTCAGCCAGTGAGGGCTCTGGCCCTGTTAATGCCCTCGATTCAGCCTTACGCAAGGCTCTGGAAAGATTTTATCCCTCCTTAAAGGATATGAAACTCGTAGACTACAAAGTAAGGGTAATCAATCCACGAAAAGGAACAGCCGCTAAAGTAAGGGTAATTATAGAGTCCCAAGATAAAGGAAATATCTGGAATACCGTTGGTGTTTCCGAAAACCTTATAGATGCAAGCTGTCATGCCCTCATAGATAGCATCGAATACAAACTGCTCAAAGAACAGGAACATGCAGAGTAA
- a CDS encoding cytochrome c family protein, with amino-acid sequence MTVQRLIFLLLSGLFFISTLLWFHQEFNPEWREYQKEYFEEQAVKVEKELSSADTILEQEVLTRRLASLRRPVYEIKQILLQGEYSWKKQQNGDKVDRCMTCHMDEEKLTKSHNTKVFPFDLYGCTVCHGGNGRALSVEHAHEGMYSGRREMLQRVVAAEPMFEFWEELATLTPEESDPNQRIEMGDFRGYCITGDRMNYVGSKKCLKCHTGLTSPHVERWQRIKFKTFERVKEAPDYIAGNEKYKKLCWECHTTGYNEETGTYSEEGVTCEACHGPGEVFSYFMDVGKAPEGQKIAKVGTFGTPYNICGPCHHTRGHEMRLRFFQEQGADEEWFFPRHTEPYKTISGETDSVDSSLPKIQ; translated from the coding sequence ATGACCGTACAAAGACTGATTTTTTTGTTATTAAGCGGCTTGTTTTTTATCTCCACATTGTTATGGTTTCATCAGGAGTTCAATCCTGAGTGGAGGGAATATCAAAAGGAATATTTCGAAGAACAGGCCGTAAAAGTAGAGAAAGAGCTAAGTTCTGCAGATACTATACTGGAACAGGAGGTGCTAACGAGGCGTCTGGCATCGCTGCGAAGACCTGTATATGAAATTAAACAGATTCTTTTACAAGGCGAATATAGTTGGAAGAAACAGCAGAATGGGGATAAGGTTGATCGCTGCATGACTTGCCATATGGATGAAGAAAAATTGACCAAATCTCATAATACTAAGGTTTTTCCTTTTGACCTTTATGGATGTACTGTTTGCCATGGAGGTAATGGTAGGGCTCTTTCCGTAGAGCATGCTCATGAGGGTATGTATTCGGGGAGAAGAGAAATGCTGCAGAGAGTGGTGGCCGCGGAGCCAATGTTCGAATTTTGGGAAGAATTGGCGACGCTGACTCCGGAAGAAAGCGATCCAAACCAGCGCATTGAGATGGGTGATTTCAGGGGGTACTGTATTACCGGTGACAGGATGAATTATGTTGGTAGTAAAAAATGTCTCAAATGCCACACAGGTTTGACGTCTCCACATGTAGAACGCTGGCAAAGGATCAAGTTCAAGACTTTCGAGCGCGTAAAAGAAGCACCTGATTACATTGCTGGTAACGAGAAGTATAAAAAGCTTTGTTGGGAGTGCCATACCACGGGATATAATGAGGAAACAGGAACATATTCCGAGGAAGGAGTAACGTGCGAGGCTTGCCACGGACCGGGAGAGGTGTTTAGTTATTTTATGGATGTGGGAAAGGCTCCTGAGGGACAAAAAATTGCGAAAGTGGGAACCTTCGGCACCCCGTACAATATTTGCGGACCGTGTCATCATACCCGAGGACATGAGATGCGACTCAGGTTTTTCCAGGAGCAAGGTGCTGATGAAGAATGGTTTTTCCCGCGGCACACAGAACCATATAAGACGATATCGGGAGAAACTGATTCCGTGGATAGTTCACTGCCAAAGATTCAGTAG
- a CDS encoding SUMF1/EgtB/PvdO family nonheme iron enzyme translates to MKKHYLIPLIFISLSCFLLTSVLFANKQTSEALKNTCKTCGKTYSKEVKYCGDDGTKLSGVSEKKVCPVCKQEGLLKENFCREHGKELIPYSETPSASEEEESVLQKKILATKYFREAEDYCNAESYDLAIQSYKKVEEIFPDYPELHHNMGWLYFKQKDIGNAIYHLQRYIILSPNASDITEVQGYLIKLQQAKKRKEDVLNAQNNRDKVMKAALEVQKEKYDSVLIPEGVFTMGSTSGREDAEHEHSVYLDEYEIDRYEVTNAQYWEFLHYMKETNDHSKCFNGEPSGKDHTPRFWENDYYDVPDFPVCRIDWFDAYAYAAWAGKRLPTEAEWEKAARGQDKRIFPWGNMPDPSRCDLSEEPKPVGSNENGKSIYGCYDMAGSVNEWCADWYSRSYYRKSPYKNPKGPESGIKRIIRGGSRFCKKEPSKLASFERKSKNPDMYNVDLGFRCVKEVKKETIKTLRQ, encoded by the coding sequence ATGAAAAAACACTATCTGATTCCATTGATTTTCATCTCACTGTCATGTTTTCTTTTAACCTCTGTCCTTTTTGCCAATAAACAAACCTCAGAGGCGTTGAAAAATACCTGTAAGACCTGTGGTAAAACGTATTCGAAAGAGGTCAAATATTGCGGTGACGACGGCACCAAACTCTCCGGTGTCTCCGAAAAAAAGGTTTGCCCGGTATGTAAACAAGAAGGGCTCTTAAAAGAAAATTTTTGTAGGGAACACGGAAAAGAACTTATCCCTTACTCAGAAACACCGTCTGCTTCAGAGGAAGAAGAGTCTGTACTACAAAAGAAAATACTCGCCACAAAGTATTTCAGAGAAGCAGAAGATTATTGCAATGCAGAGTCCTACGACCTGGCGATTCAGTCTTACAAAAAAGTGGAAGAGATATTTCCAGACTATCCAGAGTTACACCATAATATGGGCTGGCTGTACTTCAAACAAAAAGATATTGGAAACGCAATCTACCATTTACAAAGATATATTATACTTTCACCAAATGCATCTGATATAACTGAAGTACAAGGCTATCTCATCAAACTACAACAAGCAAAGAAAAGGAAAGAAGACGTTCTGAACGCACAAAATAACCGGGACAAAGTAATGAAAGCGGCCCTTGAGGTCCAGAAAGAAAAGTATGATAGCGTTTTAATCCCTGAAGGTGTATTTACCATGGGAAGTACTTCGGGTAGAGAGGATGCTGAACACGAGCACTCTGTCTATTTAGATGAATACGAAATTGATCGTTATGAGGTAACAAATGCCCAGTACTGGGAATTTTTACACTATATGAAGGAAACAAATGATCATAGTAAATGTTTTAATGGAGAGCCAAGCGGAAAAGATCATACACCAAGATTCTGGGAAAACGATTATTATGATGTTCCTGACTTTCCTGTATGCCGAATCGACTGGTTCGATGCTTATGCTTATGCAGCCTGGGCAGGAAAAAGATTGCCAACAGAGGCAGAGTGGGAGAAAGCTGCAAGAGGGCAGGACAAAAGAATATTTCCGTGGGGAAACATGCCGGACCCGTCGCGATGTGATTTGAGCGAAGAACCGAAACCTGTAGGCAGTAATGAAAACGGAAAAAGCATATATGGCTGTTATGACATGGCCGGCAGTGTCAACGAGTGGTGCGCCGACTGGTATTCACGTTCGTATTATAGAAAATCGCCATACAAAAATCCTAAAGGACCGGAAAGCGGTATTAAACGTATCATTCGCGGAGGCTCGCGCTTTTGCAAGAAAGAACCCTCTAAATTGGCATCATTCGAAAGAAAATCGAAAAACCCGGATATGTACAATGTAGATTTGGGATTTCGATGTGTAAAGGAAGTAAAAAAAGAAACAATCAAAACACTTCGACAATAA
- the speB gene encoding agmatinase: MLNNIKKYVLSSQQFGAFSYPFKNESMAYKNSKVIIMGVPFDGTATYQTGAKMGPGAILNASINIEPHDVDLGDVYKVGIFTIGTLNIEEIHADPEKVIDAVYHSSKRIVNDDKFLVILGGEHSISQGSIRSYKEKYKRLSVLQLDAHLDLLNEFGGSRYSHASIARRVVEDLKCKVTSFGIRVVSKEEKGFLRKNKGNLSVFFARDIYDNNNWHKDAINTLEDYVYITLDVDGLDTSIMPATGTPVPGGLGWYRTLDFLQKVYKERKVVGLDIVELKPNAGNEAPNFLAANLVYKNIGFYKKYTL, translated from the coding sequence ATGTTAAATAACATAAAAAAGTACGTGCTTAGCTCTCAACAGTTCGGTGCGTTTTCCTATCCATTTAAGAATGAGAGTATGGCTTACAAAAACTCTAAAGTGATAATTATGGGCGTTCCTTTTGATGGCACTGCTACGTATCAAACAGGGGCGAAGATGGGTCCTGGTGCAATTTTAAACGCATCTATTAATATAGAGCCACATGACGTAGATTTGGGAGATGTTTACAAGGTTGGAATATTCACTATCGGTACCCTCAATATTGAGGAAATACATGCTGATCCTGAAAAAGTTATTGATGCTGTATACCATTCCAGCAAAAGAATTGTAAATGATGACAAATTTTTAGTTATTTTAGGAGGTGAGCATTCTATTTCTCAGGGATCAATCAGGTCTTATAAAGAAAAATATAAACGTTTGTCTGTTCTTCAACTTGATGCACATTTGGATTTATTGAATGAGTTTGGAGGGAGCAGGTATAGTCATGCAAGCATAGCAAGGAGGGTTGTCGAAGATTTAAAATGCAAGGTTACTAGTTTTGGAATACGGGTAGTTTCTAAAGAGGAAAAGGGTTTTTTGAGAAAAAACAAAGGGAATCTTTCCGTATTTTTTGCGAGAGATATATATGATAACAATAATTGGCATAAAGACGCCATTAATACTTTAGAAGATTATGTGTATATTACCCTGGATGTTGATGGATTAGATACTTCCATCATGCCGGCAACAGGAACACCTGTCCCTGGAGGGTTGGGATGGTATCGCACACTTGATTTTTTGCAAAAAGTATATAAGGAACGAAAAGTAGTCGGATTAGATATCGTAGAATTAAAACCCAATGCAGGAAACGAAGCCCCTAATTTTCTCGCAGCAAACCTTGTTTATAAAAACATAGGTTTTTATAAAAAATATACCTTATGA
- a CDS encoding hydroxylamine oxidoreductase, producing the protein MKFLKSGAIFFAVLMMLSAYVGSTQAQSMDELKEMQKKAMNYYDELYPNTPLPLNDWFVKNVGLEKGAGPWQDLYKPVPLQMYWFPIRHYVKPEGTYYDQLLEKYKPSDCVECHKEVTPGFVHDWEDSTHAHPRKNPRVAEKTQKIEKLIGRDLKEVTCSDCHGKDHKELRMPTPDVCGECHPQQVTEFMSEAERGRPNHIDGLAANVIPMWYPEMFRRGYPAGQFGCDMCHATDRCNICHTRHKFAAAEGRRPEACMSCHMGFDHPDAETYGESKMGMIYHMEGEHWDWEKPLAEVVPGKDYRTPTCQFCHMDQGDGTFAHNPVIKGVWRMGTVPPKGVDYKSSIKDYPHGINIPPMNYKLDIYSPENKKRSEQWVAVCSKCHSPRFARLYRENLDDFMFEMWKHQDRAQLILDDIVANDEFEVPIKERDIFPLGDILADALGPGLLGEAVYNAFKDSHGKVPVVGPILGLYGLFMTGDHNPSEIELTYADMWFGDKAHAYKGVAHGQQDIAWWYGASQVYQKINILESQAVALKTQKQVREFLDSRKRKSHAGIIGAIIGVVAVAMFGAAVMKKRLDKK; encoded by the coding sequence ATGAAGTTTTTAAAATCGGGCGCGATTTTTTTCGCGGTCCTTATGATGCTGAGTGCGTATGTCGGAAGCACGCAGGCACAGTCAATGGACGAGCTGAAAGAAATGCAGAAGAAGGCCATGAATTATTATGACGAATTATATCCTAATACTCCGTTGCCACTTAATGACTGGTTTGTTAAAAATGTCGGTTTGGAGAAAGGCGCAGGTCCCTGGCAGGATCTATATAAACCGGTTCCATTACAAATGTATTGGTTTCCTATAAGACACTATGTGAAGCCAGAAGGCACATATTATGATCAGTTGCTCGAAAAATACAAACCCAGTGACTGTGTTGAGTGTCATAAAGAGGTTACCCCTGGATTTGTGCATGATTGGGAAGATTCTACCCATGCTCATCCGAGAAAGAATCCTCGGGTCGCAGAGAAGACCCAGAAAATTGAAAAATTGATTGGAAGGGATTTGAAAGAGGTAACCTGCAGCGACTGTCATGGGAAAGACCACAAAGAGCTTCGTATGCCGACTCCAGATGTGTGCGGCGAATGTCACCCTCAGCAGGTAACGGAATTTATGAGCGAGGCTGAACGTGGTAGACCGAATCACATCGACGGTTTAGCGGCGAATGTCATTCCCATGTGGTATCCGGAGATGTTCAGGAGGGGTTATCCTGCTGGTCAGTTCGGGTGTGATATGTGTCACGCGACAGATAGATGTAATATCTGTCATACAAGACACAAATTTGCCGCTGCGGAAGGAAGGAGACCGGAAGCCTGTATGAGTTGCCATATGGGTTTTGACCATCCGGATGCGGAAACATATGGTGAATCAAAAATGGGTATGATTTATCATATGGAAGGTGAACACTGGGATTGGGAAAAACCGTTGGCGGAGGTTGTACCCGGCAAGGATTACAGGACGCCTACCTGTCAATTCTGCCATATGGACCAAGGTGATGGCACTTTTGCCCATAATCCTGTGATAAAAGGCGTATGGAGGATGGGCACCGTACCTCCTAAAGGAGTTGATTACAAGTCTTCTATAAAAGATTATCCTCATGGTATCAATATACCTCCTATGAATTACAAGTTAGACATATACTCTCCTGAAAATAAGAAACGATCGGAACAGTGGGTAGCGGTGTGTAGCAAATGCCATAGCCCTAGATTTGCAAGGTTATATCGTGAGAATTTGGATGATTTCATGTTTGAGATGTGGAAGCATCAGGATAGGGCGCAGTTAATTTTAGATGATATCGTAGCAAACGATGAATTTGAAGTGCCTATTAAAGAAAGAGATATCTTTCCTCTCGGTGACATACTTGCCGATGCGCTTGGACCTGGGTTGTTAGGTGAAGCCGTTTATAACGCTTTTAAGGACTCACATGGAAAGGTGCCTGTTGTAGGACCGATTCTTGGATTGTACGGTCTGTTTATGACTGGAGATCATAATCCGTCAGAGATAGAACTTACCTATGCGGACATGTGGTTTGGTGACAAGGCGCACGCCTATAAGGGCGTAGCTCACGGGCAACAGGATATTGCATGGTGGTATGGCGCTTCACAGGTTTATCAGAAGATCAATATTCTGGAAAGCCAAGCCGTAGCGCTGAAAACGCAGAAGCAAGTAAGAGAGTTTCTGGATTCTAGGAAAAGGAAAAGTCATGCTGGCATAATTGGCGCTATTATAGGTGTTGTAGCAGTCGCGATGTTTGGTGCTGCCGTAATGAAAAAAAGACTGGATAAGAAGTAG
- a CDS encoding cytochrome b N-terminal domain-containing protein — MKLIEELKRKITDNEIWRSVFRHGYADTPRNRVLQIISNVWLHLHPAKVREHGTQIRFTWCMGGITFFVFLFETITGVLLMFYYTPDVNRAYADIVDLMYVVPFGRFLRNSHRWGAHAMVITVSIHMLRVFLTGSYKPPRQFNWVVGVVLLVLTLLLSFTGYLLPWDQLGYWAITVGTNMARATPLLGHEGPFAYILGMEANNDVRFALLGGTLIEAPALLRAYVWHCIGIPLVASALMMVHFWRVRKDGGISGPL, encoded by the coding sequence ATGAAATTAATTGAGGAGTTAAAAAGGAAAATCACAGACAATGAAATTTGGAGGTCTGTATTTCGCCACGGTTACGCAGATACCCCGAGAAACCGAGTTCTTCAGATTATCAGCAATGTATGGTTGCACTTGCATCCTGCAAAGGTTCGAGAGCACGGTACGCAAATCAGATTTACTTGGTGCATGGGAGGTATTACTTTTTTCGTATTCCTATTCGAGACGATAACAGGTGTGCTGTTAATGTTTTATTATACGCCTGATGTGAATAGGGCTTATGCGGATATTGTGGACCTGATGTATGTTGTGCCTTTTGGCAGGTTTTTAAGAAACTCTCACAGATGGGGTGCGCACGCTATGGTAATTACGGTGAGTATTCATATGCTTCGAGTGTTTCTGACGGGTTCTTATAAGCCTCCAAGGCAGTTTAATTGGGTAGTTGGGGTAGTACTGTTGGTTCTTACGTTGTTGTTGAGTTTTACGGGTTATTTGTTGCCATGGGATCAGCTTGGATATTGGGCTATTACCGTTGGTACTAATATGGCTCGTGCAACACCGCTTCTCGGTCATGAGGGTCCGTTTGCATATATCTTAGGTATGGAAGCGAATAATGATGTGCGTTTTGCATTGCTGGGAGGCACATTGATCGAGGCTCCAGCTTTGTTGAGGGCTTATGTGTGGCATTGCATTGGAATACCACTGGTAGCATCGGCGTTGATGATGGTTCATTTCTGGAGGGTAAGAAAAGATGGAGGGATCTCAGGTCCTCTGTAG
- a CDS encoding valine--tRNA ligase — protein MQSKLSPQYSPKEIEDKWYHFWEKRGVFHSQPEPAKKSYSIVIPPPNITGVLHMGHALNNLIQDILIRWRRMEGYNSLWMPGTDHAGIATQNVVERELASKQIKREQLGRERFVEEVWKWKNQYGSTIIQQLKKLGSACDWQRERFTMDEGLSAAVRETFANLYEQGLIYKGNYMINWCPRCQTALADDEVEHEEHEGHLWHIKYPFRNNPHCSITVATTRPETMLGDVAVAVNPEDERYKDLIGKTLIVPITGREIPVIADNFVDPKFGTGAVKVTPAHDLNDFEMGKRHNLTSIVVMKENGMMNEFAGNYAEQDRFECRNALVEELKLKKFMGTITPHKHSVGHCYRCHTIIEPYISDQWFVKMRPLATMAIQATQRKDIIFFPERWEKVYLSWLENVRDWCISRQIWWGHRIPAWYCNDCKEITVGRDIPSECSQCGSTELTQDTDVLDTWFSSALWPFSTMGWPEETPELNYYYPTSTLVTDRGIIYFWVARMVMMGIQMTRKVPFSNVYIHGTILDEQGRKMSKSLGNGIDPLIMIDKYGADAVRFSLIILTTEGQDLKLSESKFEMGRNFTNKLWNAARFILMNLEEEQPGKRVFKRPDFQFEDKWILSRLNSTIEECTASLERFRFNEAAMKIYDFTWHSFCDWYLEIVKARLYEPVSTKDKKVAQTILADVFHQILRLLHPFIPFITEELWFNLKQVASENKISIVDDMRSDCLLVNSWPEIKKERSDLASEETMLILQDIIRAIRNIRSKMNIKEKQKLDTLISVSGESMYDLNEHAALIKRITNLDQLEIGRNLPKPHNAASEVIGRIQAFVPLSGIIDPVIEKNRQLKHLKQLEDHAKIVRNKLENKNFTARAPAHVVSMEQNREKELLDQIHKVKLLLNDFGGV, from the coding sequence ATGCAGAGTAAACTATCACCGCAATATAGCCCCAAGGAAATAGAGGACAAATGGTATCATTTCTGGGAAAAAAGAGGGGTTTTCCATAGCCAACCGGAACCTGCTAAAAAGTCATACTCTATTGTCATACCGCCTCCTAATATCACCGGTGTGCTTCACATGGGTCATGCATTAAATAATCTTATCCAAGATATCCTGATTCGCTGGAGGCGCATGGAAGGATACAACTCTCTCTGGATGCCAGGTACTGATCATGCAGGCATAGCCACACAAAATGTTGTCGAAAGAGAATTAGCATCGAAACAAATTAAACGGGAACAGCTTGGCAGGGAACGCTTTGTTGAAGAAGTATGGAAATGGAAAAATCAGTACGGCTCAACCATCATTCAACAATTGAAAAAACTCGGAAGCGCGTGTGACTGGCAGCGAGAACGTTTTACCATGGATGAAGGTCTCTCCGCAGCGGTTCGAGAAACCTTTGCGAACCTGTATGAACAAGGGCTCATTTATAAAGGCAACTACATGATTAATTGGTGTCCGCGTTGCCAGACTGCCCTGGCAGATGACGAAGTTGAACACGAAGAGCACGAAGGTCACCTGTGGCACATAAAGTACCCTTTTCGAAATAACCCTCATTGCTCCATAACGGTTGCAACGACTCGCCCGGAAACAATGCTTGGAGATGTGGCGGTTGCCGTTAATCCGGAAGATGAACGGTACAAGGACCTTATTGGCAAAACACTCATAGTGCCTATAACGGGAAGGGAAATACCTGTTATCGCAGATAATTTTGTTGATCCAAAATTCGGGACGGGAGCTGTAAAAGTGACTCCTGCCCATGATCTCAATGACTTCGAAATGGGCAAACGACATAATTTAACCTCCATTGTTGTCATGAAGGAAAATGGGATGATGAATGAATTCGCAGGGAATTATGCGGAGCAGGACCGTTTTGAGTGCAGAAACGCGTTAGTGGAAGAGTTAAAATTAAAGAAATTTATGGGAACGATTACTCCTCATAAACATTCTGTAGGACATTGCTATCGATGCCATACCATTATTGAACCATATATTTCAGACCAGTGGTTTGTAAAGATGCGCCCACTTGCGACTATGGCCATTCAGGCAACCCAACGGAAAGATATTATTTTTTTCCCGGAACGCTGGGAAAAAGTGTATCTAAGTTGGTTAGAAAACGTGCGTGACTGGTGTATCTCCAGACAAATATGGTGGGGACACCGCATTCCTGCTTGGTATTGTAACGATTGTAAAGAAATTACTGTGGGACGCGATATACCCAGTGAATGTTCACAATGCGGCAGCACAGAACTTACACAAGATACGGATGTTCTGGATACGTGGTTTAGCTCTGCTTTATGGCCTTTTTCCACGATGGGCTGGCCAGAAGAAACACCAGAGCTGAATTATTATTACCCAACGTCTACTCTTGTTACCGACCGTGGAATAATTTATTTCTGGGTGGCACGTATGGTAATGATGGGGATTCAAATGACGCGGAAAGTTCCGTTCTCAAATGTATATATTCACGGAACCATTCTCGATGAACAGGGAAGAAAAATGAGTAAATCTTTGGGGAATGGCATAGACCCGCTGATTATGATTGATAAATACGGTGCAGACGCCGTAAGATTTTCTCTTATTATCCTTACTACAGAAGGTCAAGATTTAAAGCTTTCAGAAAGCAAGTTTGAAATGGGGCGCAATTTTACGAACAAACTGTGGAATGCGGCGCGATTCATTTTAATGAATTTGGAGGAAGAACAACCAGGAAAAAGAGTTTTCAAACGCCCGGATTTTCAATTTGAGGATAAATGGATACTGAGCCGATTAAACTCCACCATAGAGGAATGCACTGCATCCTTAGAACGATTCAGATTTAATGAGGCGGCGATGAAAATCTATGATTTCACCTGGCATTCATTCTGCGATTGGTACCTGGAAATCGTAAAAGCGCGATTATATGAACCGGTAAGTACAAAGGATAAGAAAGTAGCGCAAACAATACTGGCAGATGTATTTCATCAGATACTACGTTTGTTGCATCCTTTTATCCCTTTCATTACAGAAGAATTATGGTTTAATTTAAAACAAGTGGCTTCAGAAAACAAAATATCCATCGTCGACGATATGCGGAGCGATTGCCTGTTAGTCAATAGTTGGCCGGAAATCAAAAAGGAGCGAAGTGATCTGGCGTCTGAAGAAACGATGCTTATCCTGCAAGATATAATCAGGGCTATTCGAAATATACGAAGTAAAATGAATATCAAAGAGAAACAGAAATTGGACACGTTAATCTCTGTTTCGGGAGAGAGTATGTATGATTTAAATGAGCATGCGGCGCTCATCAAAAGAATAACGAACCTTGATCAACTGGAAATAGGAAGAAATCTCCCGAAGCCTCATAACGCCGCTTCTGAGGTAATTGGTCGAATACAGGCTTTTGTGCCGCTTTCGGGAATTATCGACCCTGTTATTGAAAAAAACCGCCAATTAAAACATCTGAAACAGCTAGAAGATCATGCGAAGATTGTACGAAATAAATTAGAAAATAAGAATTTTACAGCTAGGGCTCCTGCACATGTTGTTTCGATGGAACAAAATCGTGAAAAAGAATTGTTAGATCAAATACATAAGGTAAAACTTCTTTTAAATGATTTTGGCGGAGTGTAA